The Actinoplanes sp. N902-109 genomic interval GGTCAGCTCTTGAAGGCGTCCTTGATGTTCTCGCCGGCCTGCTTGAGCTTCGAGCTCGACTGGTCGGCCTTGCCCTCGGCCTCGAGGCTGTGGTCGTCGGTCGCCTTGCCGACGCCCTCCTTGACCTTGCCGCCGAACTCCTCGGCCTTGTTGTCGATCTTGTCATCGGTAGCCATGTCAACCTCCAAGGGGAGCGGTACCTACGACAGCACTGGTACCCCGGATCAGGCCGCGGGAACCACATCAACCGGCGGCATCAGCGAGACCCCGGCGCTGAGCAGCTCGCCGAGCCGGTCAGCCGGCATCGGCCGGGCGAACAAATAGCCCTGCGCAGCCAGGTAACCCAGCGACAGCAGCTGCTCGGCCTGCTCCCCGGTCTCCACGCCTTCGGCCACCGCGTGCAGGCCCAGCGCCTGGGCGAGGTGGATCACCGCGGCGGAGACCGGCACCCGGTCGTCGACCGGCGCCTGGGTGAACGAGCGGTCCAGCTTGATCTCGTCGATCGGGCAGTCGTGCAGCAGCGTCAACGTCGAGTGACCGGTGCCGAAGTCGTCGAGGGAGATGCGCACGCCCAGCCCGCGCAGCCGGTGCAGGGTGAGCACCGACTGACCGGGCTCCACGGCCATCGTCTCGGTGATCTCCAGAACGATCCGGTCGGCAGGCAGCCCGTACTCGGCCAGCAGCGCGGCGACCTCCTCGGCGAAGCCCGGCTCGCGCAGGTCACGTGCCGACACGTTGACGTTGAGCGCACCCGGGGCGGCGTCCCCGTGCTCGGCGATCCACCCCGCCAGCTGCGCGAACGCCGTACGCATCACCCAGCGCCCGAGCGGCACGATCAGCCCGGTGCGCTCGGCGACCGGGATGAACGCGTCCGGGGCCAGCACCCCGCGCACCGGGTGCGACCAGCGCACCAGCGCCTCGGCACCGAGGATCCGGCCGTCGTCGAGCGCGACGATCGGCTGGTACAGCAGGAACAGCTGGCCGCCGTCGATCGCCTCACGCAGCTCGGCACCGAGGTGGGCATGGTCGCTGCCGGCCGTCGCCATGCTCGGGGCATAGTGCAGGTAGGCGGTGCCCGCCAGCTTCTTCGCCGCGTACATCGCGATGTCGGCCTGCCGCAGCAGCACCGAGGCCTCCGCGCCGGTACGCCCGTCGGCGATGCCGATGCTGGCCCGGATGGGCAGCTCGTGCCCGTCGGCGTAGACCGGCTGGTGCAGGGCCTTGCGCATGCGCTCGGCGGCCAGGTCGGCCGCGGCCGGGTCGGCGTCGTCGAGCACCACCACGAACTCGTCGCCGCCGAGCCGCGCGACCGTGTCCTGGGCCCGCACACAGCCCTGCAGCCGCTGGGCCACGCCGATCAGCAGCTGGTCGCCCACCTCGTGCCCGAGCGTGTCGTTGACCTCCTTGAAGTCGTCGAGGTCGATCAGCGCCACCGCCACCGGCCGGTCGCCCGGGGTGGTCAGCGCGGTGCGCAGCCGGGCGTGGAACAGCACCCGGTTGGGCAGGTGGGTGAGCGCGTCGTGGGTGGCACCGTGGTCGAGCCGGGCGAGCAGCCGGCTGTTGTCCCGGAACGCGAGGACCTGCCGGACCACGACCAGCGCGGTCAGCAGCACCGCGGCGGCCACCACGACGGTCTCGTCGGTGGTCTCCGCCACCGTGACCGAGATGAGCAGCCCGTCGACGGCGGCCACGGCGACGTACGGCAGCAAGCTGAACGGCCGCTGCCGGACCCGCAGCGCGCCCCGGCGCCGGGCCGTCGCGAGGACGGCATACCGCTGGCGTGCCGCGGCCCAGCAGCCGAACAGGTAGACCAGGGGTTCGGTGGCCATGCCCGGGAACAGCGTCGGGTCGACCGCCTCGGTGACCGGCCGGAACACCGGGCCCACCGCGCCGACCACCATCGCCACGGCCAGCAACCGCAGCGCGCTGTTGTCGACGTGCAGGTGGCTGGAGAGGACGAACTTGACCACGGCGAACACGGCCAGCAGCGCCACCAGGGTGACGATCAGCGACAGGTAGACGGCGTACTTGTCGTCGTTCTGCAGTGCCGCGCGGGTGGAGTAGTGCCACAGGAACACCGCGGCGGCGAGCGCGACCGTGCCGGCGTCCAGCACGATCCGGGCCACCTCGCCGCGGGACTGCTGACCCAGCGGGAGGCGGAACAGCGCGTACATGATTATCAGCAGGCCGGTGCTGCAGAACGCGAGCATGGCCGGGCCGGTGTGGCTGCCGTGCGGATCGGCCGCGGTGAGCACGTCGTACCCCTGAAGCGGCAGGCCCACGGCGATGAACGCCACCGCCACGGTCAGGTGCCGCCAGAACCGCCGGGTGGCCTCGGGCAGTTCCGGGGTGCGGGCGGTACGCAACAGGATCAGCACGGTGAGCGGACCGGCGACGGCAACCGGCAGCCACAGCAGGGCCCGGGGCCCGACCGGGTGCACGAGGTTGACGCCCAGCCAGAGCACCGCGAACAGTGCGGTGCCGGCCGACGCCCGCAGAAGGCGGTCCATACCGCACCCATCGGTCGTCGCGGCGTGAGCGTGAGTATTTGCGGCCCGGTCAACCGGTGTTCCGGCTTACGTCACCCAAGGGGTCGAGCGTGAACGTCATGAATCCCTTGTTGCTGTCGGTCGTCGTCCCGGTGTACGCGGTGGAGGGCTACCTCTACCAGTGCCTGGAGTCGATCCGCGCCGGGCTGACCGCCGAGGAGTCGGCCCTGGTCGAGGTCATCGCCGTCGACGACGCCTCACCGGACAGCTGTGGGGAGATGCTGGACAGCTACGCGGCCCGGCACGGTGACCTGCGGGTCGTGCACCTGAGCCACAACGTGGGCCTGGGGCTGGCCCGCAACGCCGGGCTCGCCGAGGCCCGCGGCGACTACGTGTGGTTCGTCGACAGCGACGACTGGCTGCCCGCCGGCTCGGTGCGCGCGGTGCTCGACCGGATCCGCACCGAACAGCCCGACGTGGTGCTGATCGACCATCTGCGGGTGCACGAGAACGGCCGGATGGAACGCGACGCCAGCAGCGGCGCGCTCCAGGACTTCCGGTTGCCGAGCCTGATCAAGCTGCAGCACACCGCATGGAACCGGATCGTCCGCCGCGGCCTGCTGGCGGAGCTGGACCTGCGCTTCCTGCCCGGTTGGTACGAGGACGTCCCGTTCAGCAACCCGGTGCTGATCGCCGCACGCCGGGTGTCGGTGCTCGACCGGGTCTGCTACCACTACCGGATCGGCCGGCTGGGGGCGATCACCGCAACCCGCAGCGATCGCCATTTCGAGGCGTTCGACCAGTACGACCTGATGCTCGCCTGGGTGAACGCGCGCGACCCGGAGCCGTGGCTGCGGCACGCGTTGTTCACCTTGATGGTGAACCACTTGCTGGTGGTGGCCGGCAACGACGGCCGGGTGCACCCGAACCGGCGCCGCGCGTTCTTCCGGCGCCTGGTGGCGCACTACCGCCGCCACCTGCCCGCGGACTATCCGGGCCACCCGGGCGTGAAACACCGCCTGGTGAAAGCAGGCAGCTACCCGCTGTATGCGGCGGCGCGCCAGGCGTATCGCATCGCCAAGCGTGACCCCGAGCCGTCACCTTCGGTTTCCCCGGTCCTTGCCTCGGCGCCACAGCAGGCTCAGGCGGCGCCCATACCGTGACCGGGTGCTGCGTCCCGCTACGGATGCTGACCGCGACAAGGTGCTCGCCTGGCGGAACCACCCGGAAGTACGCGCGGTCAGCCTGACCACCCACGTGATCACGGCCGAGGAACACGCGAAGTGGTGGGAGAGCGCCACGAACGACCCGAAGCGCCACATCCTGCTGTACGAGGACTGCGGCGTGGTGATCTTCGACCTGCGCGAGGACCCGCCCAGCTGGAGCTTCTACCTGGACGTGGCGGGGCTCGGCGGGAAGCTGCTGCCGGCCTGGCTGCGGCTGGAGCAGGCGGCGGTGGACCATGCGTTCGGACCGCTCGGCCTGACCCGGCTCGGCGGCGAGCAGCTGGCCGGCAACAAGCAGGTGATCGCCCTGCACCGGCGCTTCGGTTTCCGGGAGACCAAGCGCTACGAACGGCTGATCGACGGCACACCGCAGACCGTGGTGTGGACCGAGAGGGAGGAACCGCGCAGTGATCGTTGACGATGTGGAGATCGGCGTCGGCAAGCGGCCGTACATCGTGGCCGAGATGTCGGGCAACCACAACGGGTCGCTGGATCGCGCCCTTGCCCTGGTCGACACCGCCGCCGAGGCCGGTGCGCACGCCGTCAAGATCCAGACCTACACGGCCGACACCATGACCGTGGACGTCAAGCATCCACGGTTCCAGATCTCCCAGGGCCACGAGCTGTGGGGCAACGAGTACCTCTACCAGCTCTACGAGCGCGCCCACACGCCGTGGGAGTGGCACGAGGCGATCTTCGAGCGGGCCCGCGAGCGGGGGCTGACGCCGTTCTCCAGCCCGTTCGACCGTACGGCCGTGGAGTTGCTGGAGAAGCTCGACGCCCCGATGTACAAGATCGCGTCCTCCGAGATCACCGACCTGCCGCTGGTCCGGCTGTGCGCGAGCACCGGCAAGCCGCTGATCATCTCGACCGGCATGGCGACGTTGCAGGAGATCACCGCGGCCGTGGACGCCGCCCGGGGTGCCGGTGCGAGCGACATCGTCGTGCTGTCCTGCACCGCGTCGTACCCGGCGCCGCCGGAACACACCAACCTGCGCCGCATCCCCGTGCTCGCCGAGGCGCTGCGCGTGCCGATCGGGCTGAGCGACCACACGCTCGGGATCGGCGTCCCGATCGCCGGCGTCGCGCTCGGCGCCTGCCTGATCGAGAAGCACATCACCATGGACCGCGCGGACGGCGGTGTCGACTCGGCGTTCTCGCTGGAGCCGCGCGAACTCGCCGCCCTGGTCGTCGAGTCGGAGCGGGCCTGGCAGGCGCTGGGCACCACCCGGATCGGGCCGACCGAGGCCGAGCAGGAGGGCCTGCGCTTCCGTCGCTCCCTCTATGTGGTGGCCGACGTGCGCGCCGGCGACGTGGTGAGCGAGGAGAACGTACGGTCCATCCGCCCGACCGGCGGCCTCGCCCCGGACAGCATCGGCCTGGTGCTCGGGCGCACCTTCCAGCGGGACGCGGCCAAGGGCACGCCGCTGTCCTGGGATCTGATCTGAGAGGCACGACCACCGGTGTGGCTGAAAGCTAACAGCAAGGAACTCCAGGTCTTCCTGGAGTCGGCGACGGTCTACTGGGAGAAGAACCTCCCGCACCCGGTCGACGACGCGGTCGTCGTGGTGGAGATGTTCCACCAGGACATCCGGGTGAACCTGCGCAACCTGGTGTTCGCCAACGCGTTGCGGCGGCTGCACCCGGCCCGCATGGTCGTGCTGACCGGCGTCGAGGACGCCTGGATGAAGACCCTGTGGAGCGGCTTCGACCTCGACATCGTGCGCAAGGTCAGCGACGCCTTCGCCGGTTCCGAGGTGATCGACGTCTGGGACCGGGTGCGCAGGTCGGCCACCCCGGCGCGTTCGGACGACACGATCGTCGAGTACACCGACGCCACCTTCTGCCGGCTCGCCAAGCTGCCGCGCCTCCCGCAGGGATACCAGTCCCGGCCGGACTACCAGCTGCGGCACACGTACGCCACCCGGCTGCACGACGTCTACCAGGAACTGTTCCAGCGCAACGTGGTGGCGCTGGTGACCAGCCACGTCGACTACGACCAGTGGGGCCTGGCCGCGGAGGCCGCCCGGCAGGCCCAGGTGCCGATCATCCACACCCAGCAGACCGGGTGCATGAAGGCGTACGGGCTGTTCCCGGAGAACGACACCCGGACCGGGACGTTCCGCGCCGAGCTGACCCGGCAGATCGGTGCGGTGTTCGACAGCAAGGTCTGGACCCGGCGCGACGACCTGCGCCCGACCGCCGAGCTGGTGGCCTGGCGCGCCAAGGTCAACCTGGGCCGGCCCAGCTGGTGGCGGGGCGGGGTGACCGCGTCCGTCGACCTGAACAACCCGGCCGAGCGGGCCCGGCTGCGCAGCCACGTGGTGGACCGGCTCGGTTTCGACCCGGACCGCCCGATCGTCACGGTCTACAACCACGCGGTGTCCGACGCGCTCGGCACCAACAAGGAACTGTTCCCCAGCCTCGCCGACTGGTTCGCCGACACCGCCGCCTGGGCCGCCGAGCACCCCGAGGCGCAGTGGCTGTTCCTCGACCACCCGAGCCAGGCGCTGTACGACTCGACCGGTTTCTTCGCCTCCGTGGCCGAGCAGTACAAGCGGGTCAAGCACATGGCGTTCCGGCCCAGCGCGACGCTCAGCAAGAACGCGCTGTGGAGCCTGACCGACCTGGGTGTGACGGTGCGGGGCAGTGTCAGCAATGAGCTGCCGGCGTACGGGATCCCGGTCATCCAGGCCGGTTGGTCGGAGTGGAGCTCGTGCGGGCTCTCCACCGTGGTCGACGATCAGGACGCCTACTGGAAGACGTTGGAGCAGAGCATCGCCGCCATCCGCGCCGGCGAGGACCTGGTGACCGAGGAGCAGGTGCGCCGGGCCCGGCTGTGGCTGTGGCTGTACCGCAGCGGCACCGACGTGGTCACCCCGCTGGTCCCGCAGTGGGAGGTGTGGCCGGCCGACACCCTGCTCAAGACGCTGCGGGCGACGTTCCGGCACATCGAGGCCGACGCCGACCCGATGTACACCGCGGTCGAACGGATGTGGACCCGCCGCGAGCCGATGCTGACCCGGACGGACTTCGGCGCATGATCGGGTCCTGGTTCGCCACCGACTACGACGAACCCCCGCGCTTCGTCGAGGGCCTGCCGCTCGATGTCAGCAGCGGTCAGGACCTCGGCATCGTCGACCAGGTCGTGCGCGGCCGGTCCATCGTCGGCCGGGTGACCGGCGACTACGGCGCGGTCGGCCTCAAGATGCGCAACCCCGGTGGCCCGGCCCAGGTCTCGGTCCTGATCCATCTCGACGAGGTCGCCACCCGCTGGTGGTCCGACCGGGTGCGCCCGTCCCGGCTGACGCCCGAACTGCCCCGGCTGGTCCTGGTGCGGGCGCAGGGCGGCCTGCGGGGAGCGGCCGTGCTGGCCCGCCGCCAGGGCCTGCGTGGCGCCGGCGGCGCCAAGGCGACCGTGACCTTCGACCTGGGCCCGGCCGACCTGGACGAGGACGGCCTGCTGATGGTCGAGCTGGCCGAACCCCCGCGGCCGGACTGGACGGCCGGGCGGATTGCCGCGCGAGCCGCGCTCGGTCTGCGGATCGACAAGATTTCGGTACGCCCGCAGCCCACCACAAGCGCACCCACGGCGCCCGCCGCCACCGGGTGCGACCTCGCGCTGGTGCCACCGGACCTGCCCGACGTGTTCCGCCTCGAACTGTCCCCGGTCACCCCGGCGCCGCCGCTGCCGGTGTCACCCACCCACACGTGGAGCCGCCGCAAACCGGCCCGGGCCGGTTTCAAGGCGCTGCGGATCGCCCGGCGGGCGGGCACCCGGGTGGTTGCCGAGGTGCACAAGTCGCGCCCGGTGGACGGGTTCGGGGTACGCGCGACGGATCTGCTCACCGGCGTACCGGTGGACCTGGAGATCGTGGACCGCGCACCCGGCAGCGTCACGCTGCGCCGCACCACCCGCCCGGCCGGACCGTTGCTGGTCGGCCCGGAAACCGGTGACCGCGGGCTGTCCTGCCGGATCGTGCCGGTGACCGGCCGATGATCCACCGCCCGGAGCTCGGCCCGGACGCCGTCCGCAACCGGCACGTGCTGCAGGAGGTGCTGGACACGGTCCCGCCCGGCAAGCTCGAACTGCCGCCGGGCACCCACACCGTCGCGGACGGCCTGCGCGTCCCCGGCGGCTGGACGATCCGCGGCGCGTCGGTGGCCGGCGCGAACGGCGGCCCGCCCGGCACCTGGCTGGTCTCGGCCGGCACCACCGGCCACCCGGTGCTGCACATCCTCGGCTCCGACGTGGCGGTCAGCGACCTCGGCCTGCGCCCGCCCCCGGCCGACCCGGGTGAGCACGGCGGTGACCGGGGCACGGCCATCACAGTCGGCGACTACCTGTACGACCGGACCCCCGAGTGGATCAGCCGGGTCGACCTGCGCCGCATCCACGTGGAACGGCTCGGGGAGAAGCACGCCAACTGCCTCGCCCTGATGGGCGCGGTCAGTGATCTGAGCTTGCACGACATCACTATCCGCGGCGGCTACACCGGCGTGGCGGTGCACTGGGGTGCGGTGGGTGAAGACGTCGCGTCGATCCACGGCCCGACCTATCACCCGCACCGCCTGACGATCACCGACCTGCGGGTCAGCGACGCGCTCGAAGGCTTCTACCTGAGCTCGGTGCACGACGTCCGGGTTGAGGGTGCCTGCCTGCGCGACGTCGACATGGGCTTCCGCCTGCTCCCCGGCGACAACACCGACCGCTTCGTCACCTCGGACCGGGTGGGCTCGCACATCGAGATCGCCGACGTCTGCGTCCGCTGGCACGGCCCCCGCTACGCGGTCCGAGCCGCCGGCTGGGGCAAGAGCGAGGTCGACGGCGAAGTCAGCGTCCTGCGCTACCGCGACACCGCGATCCGCGACTGCACCCTGCGCGGCGCCGGCACCGGAAACTCCTGGTCACCCGTGGTGGTCGAACAAGCCGCCGGCGTGGAACTGCAAGCCCTCACCGTGACCACCGACACGACCGCGGACTGCTGCCGCCTCCGCTAGATTCGCCGGGTGGACCCTTCTCTCTCCTGGCGGGTGCTGGGCATGATCGCCGCCGGCGGCATGCTCGGTGCGCTGGCCCGCTACGGTCTCACCCAGCTCTGGTCCGGCACCATCTGGGCCGTCTGGCTGATCAACGTCACCGGCTGCTTCGCCATCGGCGTCCTCATGGTCCTGATCGCCCGCCACTGGCCCGGCCGGACCCTGATCCGCCCGTTCTGGGGCGTCGGCGTCCTCGGCGGCTACACCACGTTCTCCACCGCCGGGGTCGACGTCCTGCGCGCCGCCCCCGCCACCGGGCTGGCCTATTGCGCGGCCACCCTGATCGGCGCCCTGCTCGCCGTCTGGCTCGGCACCGCCCTGACCGAAGCCGCGGTCCGCCCGTGACGATCCTGCTGGTGGCCCTGGGCGCGGCCGTCGGAGCCCCGCTGCGCTACCTCACCGACCGCTTCGTGCAGGCCCGCCACCCCTCGGACTTCCCCTGGGGCACCTTCACGGTCAACATCGCGGGCTCGCTGCTGCTCGGCTTCCTCAT includes:
- a CDS encoding bifunctional diguanylate cyclase/phosphodiesterase — its product is MDRLLRASAGTALFAVLWLGVNLVHPVGPRALLWLPVAVAGPLTVLILLRTARTPELPEATRRFWRHLTVAVAFIAVGLPLQGYDVLTAADPHGSHTGPAMLAFCSTGLLIIMYALFRLPLGQQSRGEVARIVLDAGTVALAAAVFLWHYSTRAALQNDDKYAVYLSLIVTLVALLAVFAVVKFVLSSHLHVDNSALRLLAVAMVVGAVGPVFRPVTEAVDPTLFPGMATEPLVYLFGCWAAARQRYAVLATARRRGALRVRQRPFSLLPYVAVAAVDGLLISVTVAETTDETVVVAAAVLLTALVVVRQVLAFRDNSRLLARLDHGATHDALTHLPNRVLFHARLRTALTTPGDRPVAVALIDLDDFKEVNDTLGHEVGDQLLIGVAQRLQGCVRAQDTVARLGGDEFVVVLDDADPAAADLAAERMRKALHQPVYADGHELPIRASIGIADGRTGAEASVLLRQADIAMYAAKKLAGTAYLHYAPSMATAGSDHAHLGAELREAIDGGQLFLLYQPIVALDDGRILGAEALVRWSHPVRGVLAPDAFIPVAERTGLIVPLGRWVMRTAFAQLAGWIAEHGDAAPGALNVNVSARDLREPGFAEEVAALLAEYGLPADRIVLEITETMAVEPGQSVLTLHRLRGLGVRISLDDFGTGHSTLTLLHDCPIDEIKLDRSFTQAPVDDRVPVSAAVIHLAQALGLHAVAEGVETGEQAEQLLSLGYLAAQGYLFARPMPADRLGELLSAGVSLMPPVDVVPAA
- a CDS encoding CsbD family protein, which codes for MATDDKIDNKAEEFGGKVKEGVGKATDDHSLEAEGKADQSSSKLKQAGENIKDAFKS
- a CDS encoding CrcB family protein; this encodes MDPSLSWRVLGMIAAGGMLGALARYGLTQLWSGTIWAVWLINVTGCFAIGVLMVLIARHWPGRTLIRPFWGVGVLGGYTTFSTAGVDVLRAAPATGLAYCAATLIGALLAVWLGTALTEAAVRP
- a CDS encoding GNAT family N-acetyltransferase, which codes for MLRPATDADRDKVLAWRNHPEVRAVSLTTHVITAEEHAKWWESATNDPKRHILLYEDCGVVIFDLREDPPSWSFYLDVAGLGGKLLPAWLRLEQAAVDHAFGPLGLTRLGGEQLAGNKQVIALHRRFGFRETKRYERLIDGTPQTVVWTEREEPRSDR
- the pseI gene encoding pseudaminic acid synthase, which translates into the protein MIVDDVEIGVGKRPYIVAEMSGNHNGSLDRALALVDTAAEAGAHAVKIQTYTADTMTVDVKHPRFQISQGHELWGNEYLYQLYERAHTPWEWHEAIFERARERGLTPFSSPFDRTAVELLEKLDAPMYKIASSEITDLPLVRLCASTGKPLIISTGMATLQEITAAVDAARGAGASDIVVLSCTASYPAPPEHTNLRRIPVLAEALRVPIGLSDHTLGIGVPIAGVALGACLIEKHITMDRADGGVDSAFSLEPRELAALVVESERAWQALGTTRIGPTEAEQEGLRFRRSLYVVADVRAGDVVSEENVRSIRPTGGLAPDSIGLVLGRTFQRDAAKGTPLSWDLI
- a CDS encoding glycosyltransferase, whose amino-acid sequence is MNPLLLSVVVPVYAVEGYLYQCLESIRAGLTAEESALVEVIAVDDASPDSCGEMLDSYAARHGDLRVVHLSHNVGLGLARNAGLAEARGDYVWFVDSDDWLPAGSVRAVLDRIRTEQPDVVLIDHLRVHENGRMERDASSGALQDFRLPSLIKLQHTAWNRIVRRGLLAELDLRFLPGWYEDVPFSNPVLIAARRVSVLDRVCYHYRIGRLGAITATRSDRHFEAFDQYDLMLAWVNARDPEPWLRHALFTLMVNHLLVVAGNDGRVHPNRRRAFFRRLVAHYRRHLPADYPGHPGVKHRLVKAGSYPLYAAARQAYRIAKRDPEPSPSVSPVLASAPQQAQAAPIP